In Fusarium oxysporum f. sp. lycopersici 4287 chromosome 2, whole genome shotgun sequence, a genomic segment contains:
- a CDS encoding hippurate hydrolase — MSKSSLSELVDQHRPDLQPLEELYKHLHRNPELSNQEIETAATIAQRLKEIGPDDLIIKPHIGGHGLAAVLRNGNGPTVLLRADIDALPVEETTGLEHASTKRMIHAASGFEKPVMHACGHDMHIVTLLGAAATLFSSRESWAGTLVLAFQPAEERGTGAQAMVDDGLYTKHEVPIPDFVLGAHVRPLRAGTIGTRRGLVATSADNYKVTIHGKGSHASMPHTAIDPIAISANAILKLQTLVSREVDPAESSVVTVTSIHAGDAENVIADSAVLGVDTRSTTIATRERLLKRIKTVIEAECSCANVLKSPEFEQTRAFPLTINDEAVTKRVEESFAAHFGEGPGKYDRDMPKLAFSEDFSILATAVDKPYCFFTYGCVDGEVWDKAEKEGTVAQSIAANHSSKFAPVIQPTLKTGLDGYALGALTFLAKGQ; from the coding sequence ATGTCAAAATCAAGTTTATCAGAGCTAGTAGATCAGCATCGGCCTGACCTACAGCCTTTGGAGGAGCTGTACAAACATCTCCATCGCAACCCCGAGCTTTCCAACCAAGAAATCGAAACAGCTGCTACTATCGCCCAGCGACTTAAGGAAATTGGTCCCGATGATTTGATCATCAAACCTCACATTGGTGGCCATGGTCTCGCTGCCGTTCTCCGCAACGGCAATGGCCCCACTGTCTTACTTCGAGCAGACATTGACGCTTTGCCGGTTGAAGAGACCACTGGACTCGAGCACGCCAGCACCAAGCGAATGATTCATGCTGCGAGCGGATTTGAGAAACCTGTTATGCATGCTTGCGGTCACGACATGCACATCGTGACGTTGCTGGGCGCTGCAGCGACACTTTTCTCATCCCGGGAGTCCTGGGCTGGAACTTTGGTGCTGGCATTTCAACCTGCTGAAGAGCGAGGGACTGGTGCACAGGCCATGGTTGACGACGGTCTTTATACCAAACATGAGGTTCCGATTCCAGATTTTGTCTTGGGAGCACATGTGAGGCCGCTTCGTGCTGGTACGATTGGTACACGAAGAGGACTTGTCGCCACAAGCGCGGATAACTACAAGGTTACCATACACGGTAAAGGTTCACACGCGAGTATGCCTCATACTGCCATTGATCCTATTGCCATTTCAGCCAATGCTATTTTGAAACTACAAACGCTTGTCAGCCGCGAAGTTGACCCAGCTGAGTCGAGCGTGGTAACCGTCACGAGTATCCACGCCGGCGATGCTGAGAACGTCATTGCAGACTCGGCCGTTCTCGGCGTCGACACTCGATCTACGACCATCGCAACACGCGAACGTCTTCTAAAGCGTATCAAGACCGTCATCGAAGCCGAGTGCTCGTGTGCCAATGTTCTCAAAAGTCCAGAGTTTGAGCAAACTCGAGCTTTCcctctcaccatcaacgACGAAGCCGTTACTAAGAGAGTAGAGGAGTCGTTCGCGGCGCACTTTGGCGAGGGGCCTGGGAAATATGATAGGGATATGCCTAAACTTGCTTTTAGTGAGGACTTTTCCATCTTGGCTACTGCTGTTGATAAGCCATACTGCTTCTTCACGTATGGCTGCGTCGATGGAGAGGTTTGGGAtaaggctgagaaggaagGGACTGTTGCGCAGAGTATTGCTGCGAATCATTCTTCCAAGTTTGCTCCGGTCATTCAACCAACGCTTAAGACTGGGCTGGATGGATATGCATTAGGTGCTCTCACATTTTTAGCAAAGGGACAATAG